Below is a window of Candidatus Flexicrinis affinis DNA.
GCCCAGCCCCGTGCCTTCGGGCAGGTGATAACGTCCGCGTTCGCACACCAGCGGCGTCTTGAGCAATGCGTTCGCCAGTTCGAATACCGGCGGCTGGTATTCGAGCATGTACAGGTTCGGGATCGCGGCGGCGGCGTGGATCGACGCGCTGATACACGCGCCCAATCCGACGCTCAGATGCGGCGCGACCGGGATGTTGAACGTCTCGGCCATCTGCGCGATCTTGATCAGTTCGGACAGCCCGGCACGCCCGACATCCGGCTGAAGCAGGTCGGCGCCGCGCCGCGTGAGCCACGGCTGGAACTGGTAGCGTGTGCGTTCGGTCTCGCCGATGGCGACCGGGATCGCAATCGCGCGGGCCAGCTCAACGTGCGCGTCGATGTCTTCCGGGTTGATCGGCGCTTCCAGCACTGCCGCGTCGAGCGCCTCCAGATTGCGCCCCAACCGCACCGACTCGTCCAGCGAGTACACCCAATGCGCGTCGAGCAGCAGCGGCGAGTCCGGCCCCAGCGCGTCGCGCAGCGCGGCGATGCTGGCGGTGTCTTCCTTCACGCCAAACCCGGCCGCGAGTTTGAAGGCGTGGAATCCCTTCGTCGTCCAGTCGAGCGCCAAAGCAACGCGCTCGGGGTCGGTCGGCTTCGGCAGTCCGGAGACGTAACACGGGATGGTCTCGCGGTACGCCCCGCCGAGCAGTTGATACACCGGCTGACCCAGCAGCTTGCCGCGCAGGTCCCACAGCGCGATGTCGCACGCGCTGATGGCGTCCAGCATGAACCCGCCGTAGTAGCCGCGCTCGCGCATCAGGTCGTACATCACGTTCCACAACACGCCGCCATCGAGCGGGCTGCGGCCCACCAGAACCGGCGTCAGAAGCTGCGTGACGATCGTCTGCACGACCTCCGGCGCGACCGGCGCCAGCGCCTCGCCCCAGCCCACCGCGCCGTCGTCGGTGACGATCTTGACGAACGTCGTCTCGAAATACGCCGAATACAGCGCCCGGTACGGCGGACGCACGAAATACTGCCGGTCGCCCGCACCCTGCGGCAGCGCGCCCAAATACGCTACGTCGCGCTTGATGCGGACGGGAATGGCTTCAACGGTGGTGATGCGGCTCATGCCTACTCCTGTGACTTACCCGGTCCATTCGGGGCGCTGCCCCGCCCCCCGCCAGAAGGCTTTCGCCCTCTGGACTCCCGATCCCGCGCAGCAGAGACGGGGTCAAGGGGTGCAAACCCCTTGTGGAGGTGTGGAGGCGAAGCCTCCGCAATCGTGTCCATTCCTACATCATCCCGGCGGCGGTGATGTACCCCAGCCGCATCGAGACGCGGTCGCACAGTTCGATGATGTTTTCGACCAGCTCGGCCCGGCGCGCGTCCCAGCGCGTTTGGCTGAGCGGCCCGCTGAAGCTGATCGACCCGACGACGCGCGCGGATTTGTCGCGGACCGGACCGGCGATGCACAGTCGTCCGAGCGCCAGCTCTTCGTTTTCGATGGCGTAGCCCTGCTGGCGAATCTGATCGAGCTGTTCGAGCAGGGCGGGTTTGGTCGTGATCGTCTTGACGGTGTAGGGGATCAGCCTGAGCCGGTCGACCAACTTGATGCGCTGCGGTTCTGGAAGATGTGCCAACAGCGTCTTGCCCATGGCGGTGGCGTGCAGCGGGTTGCGCTTGCCGATCAACGTGTACGGGCGCGGATTGTCCGGCGTCTCGATGTGCGCCAGATAGATGATCTTGTCGTCGTCCAGCACCGATAGGTTGACCCCGAGGTTCACCCGCTGCGAGGCGGCCTGCATCTCGCTGAGGGCCGCGTTGCGCAGGTGGTTGTGGTTGAGCGTCACGCCGGCCAGCGTCAGGATCGCGCGGCCAAGCCGGTACATACCGGTCGCCGGGTCTTGTTCGACGAAGCCGTCATGTTCCAACGTGCCGAGGAGGCGCGAGACCAGGCTGGGGGTGAGGTCGAGCCGCTGGCTGATGTCAGTCATGCGCAGTTCGGGCGTCTCATCGGTGAAGCAGGTGAGGATGCTGAGCGCACGCGACACGCTTTGCGTCAAGCCGGTTGCCACCGTCGGACTCTTGGTTCTCATCGCCATGCCTCTCTCAAAATACGAAGCCAGTTGCCGTGCATGATCGCTTCGACGTCGCTATCGGAAAAACCGCGCGCCTGCAGCAGCGGGATCAGGCGCTGCAAGTCGCCGATGGTGTCGAGGTCGTCCGGCGCCTGCTCGCGGCCGAATCCGCCGTCGAGGTCGGAGCCTATGGCGGCGTGACGGGCGTTCCGGTCGCCTGACACACGTGGTCGATATGTTCCGCCACGCGCGCCAAGCCGATGCCACGGTTGCTGCTCTGGCCTTTCACGAAGCCGAACTCGAGCATCCATACGTCGAGCGCCGCGCCAATGACCGCGCCACGCGCCGCC
It encodes the following:
- a CDS encoding mandelate racemase/muconate lactonizing enzyme family protein, translating into MSRITTVEAIPVRIKRDVAYLGALPQGAGDRQYFVRPPYRALYSAYFETTFVKIVTDDGAVGWGEALAPVAPEVVQTIVTQLLTPVLVGRSPLDGGVLWNVMYDLMRERGYYGGFMLDAISACDIALWDLRGKLLGQPVYQLLGGAYRETIPCYVSGLPKPTDPERVALALDWTTKGFHAFKLAAGFGVKEDTASIAALRDALGPDSPLLLDAHWVYSLDESVRLGRNLEALDAAVLEAPINPEDIDAHVELARAIAIPVAIGETERTRYQFQPWLTRRGADLLQPDVGRAGLSELIKIAQMAETFNIPVAPHLSVGLGACISASIHAAAAIPNLYMLEYQPPVFELANALLKTPLVCERGRYHLPEGTGLGIEIDEARLRQLQS
- a CDS encoding IclR family transcriptional regulator; the encoded protein is MRTKSPTVATGLTQSVSRALSILTCFTDETPELRMTDISQRLDLTPSLVSRLLGTLEHDGFVEQDPATGMYRLGRAILTLAGVTLNHNHLRNAALSEMQAASQRVNLGVNLSVLDDDKIIYLAHIETPDNPRPYTLIGKRNPLHATAMGKTLLAHLPEPQRIKLVDRLRLIPYTVKTITTKPALLEQLDQIRQQGYAIENEELALGRLCIAGPVRDKSARVVGSISFSGPLSQTRWDARRAELVENIIELCDRVSMRLGYITAAGMM